A window of Macrotis lagotis isolate mMagLag1 chromosome 1, bilby.v1.9.chrom.fasta, whole genome shotgun sequence genomic DNA:
aaaaggaggaaggaaggaaggaaggaaggaaggaaggaaggaaggaaggaaggaaggaaggaaggaaaaggaaggaaggacgaaggaaggaaataatatctAGTAACCTTACCATATGCCTGCTAAtgtgctaaatattttacaaatatcatatttgatcattatACCATCCCTAGAAGGTGGatacttttattatttccatttaggaaactgagtgctcaggatcacatagctggcctcagtgctctttccactgcaccacctcactgagACGTCTAGCCTCTAGAGAACCAAAAAGTCAAGCCAGGGAGAGTGGTGCTACCTCCAAGGAGgtaatgcttgtttccttccatcCCCTTCCCATTGTGATCAGAGTCGTTTTATTGGAGAAATCTTTATCTGACAGACAGGTTTCTGAGTTTGGCAGGATTAGAAAAGGAGCTTGACTTTGGTTCACAGGAGAGAGGACTCCCTTTATCACCAAGTCAAAAAGACATAGCTTTTCTTCTTCAATTAGCTTAGCCCTTTGTCCTGGACTCAAATTCTTATAGTCCGGTTGGGAaaccataacatatatatatatatatatatatatatatatatatatatatatatatataaaaggatcATTAACACCACCATGGAGAATGTGAGCAGCACCAGATCCATGTTACCACAATAAGACCTTTGGACAACAGTTTCCATTTTTCTAGTGCTTAAAGTTAAACAAAAAAGTTtgggtttaaaaaatatatatattacattcctttccaaatatatccttATCTGTATAATCAAGCTGTGGAGCCAGATGgcttttaaggtcctttccaatgtAGTTGTATAATCAACCCCAgggaaataaaagattttaataaaTTACTTTTCTCATACAAGTATTATTCTCCTTGTTTactaaagaaaaaactgaagttcagagaattCAGTGGATTTGCCTGTCAGGTTAGTTACACAGCAAGCAACtgtaagaggcaggatttgacccaggttttcctgatttccaaCTTTTTATCCTTAGCCTGGGTTTTAGGAAGCAGCTCCAAGAAGAGGAACTGGGTGTAGTAGAGGAAGAGTGGGTCTCTTCACTGCTCTCTTTTGGAAAGACCTGCCCACACCAAGGCCTCTAGAATAAACTCTGGCAGTGCTTGTGCTGAGAGGTTGGAGGTTCCCAGGTAGCTCTTATTCTGATCCTGCCTTAAAGTGTGTATCTGGGGTATGATATGGAGCAAAGTTAATTCCCTTATCTGAGAATCCTATTGAAAATGGGCATATTATGAGAACATCCATGTGACAACAGAGTGGGGAAGATAACAACCATTTTTATGATGCTTTTAGAATTGATAAAATGCTTTCCTCGAAAACCCTgtgagatatattttaaaaagtaattttttttaataaacaaaaatctgTTTTCCATGCAAACAAATTCCCCTCcttgggaaaggggaaaaaagaaaattcttgtaaCAAATGCTTACTCAagtttaagcaaaataaatttctgcattggctacattttaaaaatgtgcatatgtgtgtgtatctcatTGTGAGATGGGTTTTGTGCaagtatatttatttctattttacaagtgggggtggctaggtggcacagtggatagaacactggccctggagtcaggagtacctgagttcaaatctcgcctcagacacttaataattacctacctgtgtggccttggacaagccacttaaccccatttgccttgtaaaaaacaaaaacaaaaacaaaacaaatggagaaagtgaagctaagaggttaagtgacttactcagggttgCTCAGCTATTAAGAGTCAGAATCTAGATTTGTACCCAGACCTCCTCTGATCCCATGACCAGTTTTCTTTCCAGTGCACCTCAAAGATACAAGAGTAGTTTTATTCTTGGCCTCTCCTTTGATTTCTAGGTCACCCTGACATCCCCTACAGAAGTGGCCAAAATCCGACTGCAGACACAAAAACAGCGTCCCTCCATAACATCTTCATCTCCCAGTGgtctccttcccccacccaagTATCGAGGTCCTTTGCACTGCCTAAGGACTGTGGCCAAGGAAGAAGGTTTAGGAGGCCTCTACAAGGGCAGCCTGGCATTGATGTTTCGAGATTGCAATTCCTTTGCCACCTACTTCCTTTCCTACTCCATCATATGTGAGTGGCTCACTCCAGCTGGGCAGAGTCAGCCAGGTAAGGCCAACTCTCATTCCACAAAGATTGGTCAAGCTCCTTTAGTGCCAGTGGGATAAATTCTAGTGACAGAAAGATAAGAGTatccttgtcctcaaagagtttatcaTTCTGGAGGATAGTGACAATAGCTAGCATTGATATATTATTTGAAGGTTTGCAGAGTGATTgcaaatcttatttcattttcacaataaccctgggaagtcaGTGCTGGGATTATTTCCATTGTACAGATCAAGAAACAGGCtgattgaggttaagtgatttgcccagcgtccatattgtctgaggctggatttgaactcaggtgttatCTCCAGATCCAGTGATCTATCCTCTGTCACCTCACAGCAACATCTAGGGGCTTAAGAAGGACTTGAATTTTGAGGTGGTAATTGAGATAAAGCTTGTAGGGGGCTATGAATTTCAGGGTAATGTGTATGGAGGGGAAAGCCTTCCAGGCATGGAGGAGGTTCTGTGAAGGTCACTTTGGATGGagtgaagaaagaatgaagagggATTGTAGGAAGTAAGTGGAGAAAGGTCTGCATCAGCCTGAGGGTGGAGAGCTTTAAATACTAAGCTAAGGAGCCTGTTTTTTTTCTACATACATATGGAACCACCGAAGATGTCTGATCATAGAAGTGTGAGATGTAATTGACTTCACATCTTAGATTATTTTGGTAATGATAGTATCTGAattagagaaaagggagagactaGAAGGTGACAGACCAATTCAGAAGCTACTGTAGTTATGTAGGTGATAGGGCTTTGACCAGAGCAGttcccttatatataaaatgaatatgaagTTAAGTGCCTTCTGTGtctctcctttgcagacattCTGGGTGTGCTATTCTCCGGCGGCTCTGCAGGTGTCCTGGCCTGGGCTGTGGCCACTCCCATGGATGTGATCAAATCTCGTCTTCAGGTTGATGGGCTGGGCCAGCAGCGGTACCGAGGATTCATCCACTGTATCACCCAAAGCGTAAAGGAAGAAGGAGTGAGGGTCTTATTTAAAGGACTAGCTCTGAACTGTTGTCGGGCCTTCCCTGTGAACATGGTGGTTTTTGTCTCCTATGAAGCTGTCCTGAAACTTACCCGGGGTTTCATGACATAACTGACTCCTTTCATCATACTCCATATGAAGATGGCTCCCTTTGTGGATGCAAACCAAGCTGGGGTTGGAGACCTGGTGAAACTGAATTGAATTCTGGACTTTTGGACTCAGGATTAGAGGTCTCTAGAAGCAATGTCTCACTCTAAAAGCCAGTGGCTTTTAGAGGATTCATGTTGGGACCTATGAGGTTCGGGGGCTGGACAGGTCGCTTCCCATCCCAGCTTCCTCCTGGGGTCTCAAGAGTGCTCTTTGGTTAGGATCTACCTCCCTACCTGTGATTGATTCAAAGGGACTAAGTCCATTCCAAAGGGAGCTGTTAGGTCACAGGTCATAGAAAGAGCCTCCTATTTCTACCTTCTTAGAACAGGCAGCTCTCTTTCCTGTCCTTCAGTAACTTCAGTTCTGCCCTGTTCATATGGTCTGCCTACCTCACCACCTCTTAAAGCTGAGAAAGAAGAACCTGAAGAAGGTTCTTCAGCAAGTATATTTTGATAACATATCATACTTTCAGATGCTTTTATAAATGGTGTGAGTATAACCTTTCATATGTTTTCAACTACATGTAAATAAAGTTTTGGATAACTTTTGTCCTGagtctttattttacttttgcttaCTTAGCAAAAAGTAGGGATGCTAGAattggagacaagaagacctgagttcaaatattgcctcagatacttactagctgtcatttagcctctctaagtctcagtttgctcatctgtaaaatggaggtaataacaTCTATTAAGTATGTTATTACTGAAATTGTGAAGACCAAATGTTTCATAAATCTCAAAGTACTATATAAGTGCTAATTCTTCTTATCATCTAATGAAACTTTTGTAGACCCTCAAGGCCAGTAGGAGTTATCATATCATAGCTAATAAAAGCTAAGATTAACTGAGGCTTCATCAATAGTGgcagaatgggggcagctaggtggtgcagtggatagagcactggccctggagtcaggagtacctgagttcaaatcaggctttaTACTCtgaataaattacctagctgtgtggccttaggcaagccacttaaccccatttgccaggcaaaatcctaaaaaaaaaaaaatagtggcaGAATGTTTAGAACAAAGGAGGTAATAATTATGATGTCCTCTGTCTTGGCTAGAGCACAACTGTAGTATTGGGTGCAAATCTGTACCTTCTTTTAGGAGGGACAAATATGGCTAATGGAAGGAGCTCAACATGGTGGGAAGAAAGGCAACTGTTATGCCATATGGGAATGAATGGAAGGAATAGGAGATGTATAactagaagaaggaaaaaattaaaggagcaCATGCCAATTGCCCTTGGTATTTGAAGAGCTGTCATATGgtaagagataaagaaatggaagttTCTAGTTAgtttagtggatagaatgctggactttAAGTCAGAAATATgtaagtttgttttattttattttttttaaggcaatgggattgcccaagataggcaattattaagtctctgagtctagatttgaactcaggttctcctgaatccagagccagtgctctatctactgtgctacctactGGCT
This region includes:
- the SLC25A47 gene encoding solute carrier family 25 member 47 isoform X1, translated to MDFIAGAIGGVCGVAVGYPLDTLKVRIQTEKKYTSVWHCVRDLYKAEKLSGFYRGLSLPVCTVSLVSSVSFGTYRHCLSHICKLKYGSVDVKPSKMDITLSGCASGIVRVTLTSPTEVAKIRLQTQKQRPSITSSSPSGLLPPPKYRGPLHCLRTVAKEEGLGGLYKGSLALMFRDCNSFATYFLSYSIICEWLTPAGQSQPDILGVLFSGGSAGVLAWAVATPMDVIKSRLQVDGLGQQRYRGFIHCITQSVKEEGVRVLFKGLALNCCRAFPVNMVVFVSYEAVLKLTRGFMT
- the SLC25A47 gene encoding solute carrier family 25 member 47 isoform X3; translated protein: MDITLSGCASGIVRVTLTSPTEVAKIRLQTQKQRPSITSSSPSGLLPPPKYRGPLHCLRTVAKEEGLGGLYKGSLALMFRDCNSFATYFLSYSIICEWLTPAGQSQPDILGVLFSGGSAGVLAWAVATPMDVIKSRLQVDGLGQQRYRGFIHCITQSVKEEGVRVLFKGLALNCCRAFPVNMVVFVSYEAVLKLTRGFMT
- the SLC25A47 gene encoding solute carrier family 25 member 47 isoform X2; this translates as MTGVCGVAVGYPLDTLKVRIQTEKKYTSVWHCVRDLYKAEKLSGFYRGLSLPVCTVSLVSSVSFGTYRHCLSHICKLKYGSVDVKPSKMDITLSGCASGIVRVTLTSPTEVAKIRLQTQKQRPSITSSSPSGLLPPPKYRGPLHCLRTVAKEEGLGGLYKGSLALMFRDCNSFATYFLSYSIICEWLTPAGQSQPDILGVLFSGGSAGVLAWAVATPMDVIKSRLQVDGLGQQRYRGFIHCITQSVKEEGVRVLFKGLALNCCRAFPVNMVVFVSYEAVLKLTRGFMT